Proteins encoded by one window of Melanotaenia boesemani isolate fMelBoe1 chromosome 10, fMelBoe1.pri, whole genome shotgun sequence:
- the bbs2 gene encoding Bardet-Biedl syndrome 2 protein homolog isoform X2, producing the protein MKRRTLMKKSRLITMMVPIFTLKLNHKINPRMVTVGKFDGVHPCLTAATQAGKVFIHNPHSRGQRPAAHRLSQSAQDSDISLLNINQAVTCLTAGRLGPNTTGDTLLVGSQTNLLAYDVHDNADIFYREVTDGANAIVLGKLGDIASPLAIIGGNCALQGFDYEGNDHFWTVTGDNVRSLELCDFTGDGKNELLVGSEDFDIRVFREDELVSEMTENETVTSLCHMHGSRFGYALANGTVGVYDRTARYWRIKSKNHAMSIHAFDLNADGVVELITGWSNGKIDARSDRTGEVIFKDNFSSSVAGVVEGDYRLDGQKQLICTSVEGEVRGYLPASKDLKGNLMDSSAEQDLVRELSQRRQNLLLELRNYEENAKGVSQTNSGMGVIPANTQLQTALSVRPSTEAQKAHVELSISTPNETIIRAVLIFAEGIFEGESHVVHPSAQNLSGCVRVPIVPPKDIPVDLHIKAFVGGKTSTQFHVFEITRQLPRFSMYEITDDSTAAPNTGRVSFNINDRPERVVMWLNQNFLLPEGVESPNVTFNCLRGDRPLSFNMTSSGQITLRTDDIDLAGDLVQSLTSFLAIEDLSAEADFPSYFEELRTTLTEVDEFHSVHQKLTAAMADHSNYIRNMLVQAEDARLMGDMTTMKKRYRELYDLNRDLVNEYKIRSNNHNALLARLKSVNQAIQRAGRLRVGKPKNQVISACRDAIKSNNVNALFRIMRAGTSSS; encoded by the exons aaatCAAGACTGATCACCATGATGGTCCCCATATTTACCCTGAAGCTGAACCACAAGATTAACCCTCGCATGGTGACTGTTGGGAAATTTGATGGAGTGCACCCCTGCCTTACTGCTGCCACTCAGGCTGGGAAG GTTTTCATCCACAACCCCCACAGTCGTGGTCAGAGACCTGCAGCTCATCGACTGAGTCAGAGCGCCCAGGACTCGGACATCtctctgctgaacatcaaccagGCGGTAACCTGTCTGACTGCCGGGAGACTGGGACCAAACACCACTGGGGACACTCTGCTGGTGGGATCTCAGACCAACCTGTTAGCCTACGATGTACATGACAACGCAGACATATTTTACAGAGAG GTGACGGATGGAGCCAATGCCATAGTGTTGGGGAAACTTGGGGACATCGCTTCTCCTCTTGCCATCATTGGCGGGAATTGTGCCTTGCAAGGCTTTGACTATGAGGGAAACGACCACTTTTGGACA GTAACTGGGGACAACGTCAGGTCTCTGGAGCTCTGTGACTTCACCGGGGATGGGAAAAATGAG CTGCTGGTGGGATCTGAGGACTTTGACATCAGGGTGTTCAGGGAGGATGAACTCGTGTCGGAGATGACTgaaaatgag ACGGTGACATCACTGTGTCACATGCACGGCAGCAGGTTCGGCTACGCGCTAGCTAACGGTACTGTGGGAGTGTACGACCGCACCGCTCGCTACTGGAGGATCAAG TCTAAGAACCACGCGATGAGCATCCATGCCTTTGACCTGAACGCTGATGGCGTTGTGGAGCTCATCACTGGCTGGTCCAACGGAAAG ATTGATGCTAGAAGCGACCGAACAGGGGAGGTGATCTTCAAAGACAACTTCTCCTCGTCCGTGGCTGGGGTGGTGGAGGGAGACTACCGGCTGGATGGGCAGAAACAGTTGATCTGCACCTCTGTGGAAGGAGAAG TTCGTGGTTACCTGCCAGCCAGTAAGGACCTGAAAGGGAACCTGATGGACTCCAGCGCTGAACAGGACCTGGTCCGGGAGCTCAGCCAGCGCAGACAGAATCTGCTTCTTGAGCTGCGCaactatgaagaaaatgcaaag GGCGTGTCACAGACGAACAGCGGGATGGGGGTCATACCAGCCAACACTCAGCTGCAGACAGCGCTGTCAGTCAGACCTTCTACGGAGGCCCAGAAGGCTCATGTAGAGCTCAGCATTTCAACTCCAAATG AAACCATCATCCGTGCGGTTCTTATTTTTGCGGAGGGAATATTTGAGGGTGAGAGCCACGTCGTCCACCCCAGTGCCCAGAACCTGTCAGGCTGTGTCAGGGTCCCCATCGTCCCCCCCAAAGACATACCTGTGGATCTGCACATCAAAGCCTTCGTTGGAGGGAAGACGAG CACCCAGTTCCACGTGTTTGAGATCACCCGGCAGCTGCCTCGTTTCTCCATGTATGAGATCACAGACGACTCCACGGCTGCTCCGAACACAGGGAGAGTTTCCTTCAACATTAATGACCGACCGGAGCGG GTTGTAATGTGGCTGAACCAGAACTTCCTGCTTCCAGAAGGCGTGGAGAGTCCTAACGTCACCTTTAATTGTCTCAGAGGAGACAGACCTTTGTCCTTTAATATGACCAGCAGTGGACAG ATCACCCTGAGAACCGACGACATTGACCTGGCTGGAGATCTGGTCCAGTCTCTGACCTCCTTCCTGGCCATAGAAGACCTGTCAGCCGAAGCAGACTTCCCCTCGTACTTTGAGGAGCTCCGTACGACCCTGACCGAG GTGGACGAGTTCCACTCAGTCCATCAGAAGTTAACTGCAGCCATGGCCGACCACTCCAACTACATCAGGAACATGCTGGTGCAGGCCGAGGACGCTCGTCTGATGGGCGACAT GACCACCATGAAGAAGCGTTACAGGGAGCTCTACGATCTAAACAGAGACCTCGTCAACGAGTACAAGATCCGGTCCAACAACCACAACGCTCTTCTGGCCCGTCTCAAGTCCGTCAACCAGGCCATCCAGCGGGCCGGTAGACTCAGAG TGGGGAAACCAAAGAACCAGGTGATCTCTGCTTGTCGAGACGCCATTAAGAGCAACAACGTCAACGCGCTGTTCAGGATCATGCGGGCGGGAACGTCGTCCTCCTGA
- the bbs2 gene encoding Bardet-Biedl syndrome 2 protein homolog isoform X1: MSLQPPGNVRIPAHLHAREKKSRLITMMVPIFTLKLNHKINPRMVTVGKFDGVHPCLTAATQAGKVFIHNPHSRGQRPAAHRLSQSAQDSDISLLNINQAVTCLTAGRLGPNTTGDTLLVGSQTNLLAYDVHDNADIFYREVTDGANAIVLGKLGDIASPLAIIGGNCALQGFDYEGNDHFWTVTGDNVRSLELCDFTGDGKNELLVGSEDFDIRVFREDELVSEMTENETVTSLCHMHGSRFGYALANGTVGVYDRTARYWRIKSKNHAMSIHAFDLNADGVVELITGWSNGKIDARSDRTGEVIFKDNFSSSVAGVVEGDYRLDGQKQLICTSVEGEVRGYLPASKDLKGNLMDSSAEQDLVRELSQRRQNLLLELRNYEENAKGVSQTNSGMGVIPANTQLQTALSVRPSTEAQKAHVELSISTPNETIIRAVLIFAEGIFEGESHVVHPSAQNLSGCVRVPIVPPKDIPVDLHIKAFVGGKTSTQFHVFEITRQLPRFSMYEITDDSTAAPNTGRVSFNINDRPERVVMWLNQNFLLPEGVESPNVTFNCLRGDRPLSFNMTSSGQITLRTDDIDLAGDLVQSLTSFLAIEDLSAEADFPSYFEELRTTLTEVDEFHSVHQKLTAAMADHSNYIRNMLVQAEDARLMGDMTTMKKRYRELYDLNRDLVNEYKIRSNNHNALLARLKSVNQAIQRAGRLRVGKPKNQVISACRDAIKSNNVNALFRIMRAGTSSS; encoded by the exons aaatCAAGACTGATCACCATGATGGTCCCCATATTTACCCTGAAGCTGAACCACAAGATTAACCCTCGCATGGTGACTGTTGGGAAATTTGATGGAGTGCACCCCTGCCTTACTGCTGCCACTCAGGCTGGGAAG GTTTTCATCCACAACCCCCACAGTCGTGGTCAGAGACCTGCAGCTCATCGACTGAGTCAGAGCGCCCAGGACTCGGACATCtctctgctgaacatcaaccagGCGGTAACCTGTCTGACTGCCGGGAGACTGGGACCAAACACCACTGGGGACACTCTGCTGGTGGGATCTCAGACCAACCTGTTAGCCTACGATGTACATGACAACGCAGACATATTTTACAGAGAG GTGACGGATGGAGCCAATGCCATAGTGTTGGGGAAACTTGGGGACATCGCTTCTCCTCTTGCCATCATTGGCGGGAATTGTGCCTTGCAAGGCTTTGACTATGAGGGAAACGACCACTTTTGGACA GTAACTGGGGACAACGTCAGGTCTCTGGAGCTCTGTGACTTCACCGGGGATGGGAAAAATGAG CTGCTGGTGGGATCTGAGGACTTTGACATCAGGGTGTTCAGGGAGGATGAACTCGTGTCGGAGATGACTgaaaatgag ACGGTGACATCACTGTGTCACATGCACGGCAGCAGGTTCGGCTACGCGCTAGCTAACGGTACTGTGGGAGTGTACGACCGCACCGCTCGCTACTGGAGGATCAAG TCTAAGAACCACGCGATGAGCATCCATGCCTTTGACCTGAACGCTGATGGCGTTGTGGAGCTCATCACTGGCTGGTCCAACGGAAAG ATTGATGCTAGAAGCGACCGAACAGGGGAGGTGATCTTCAAAGACAACTTCTCCTCGTCCGTGGCTGGGGTGGTGGAGGGAGACTACCGGCTGGATGGGCAGAAACAGTTGATCTGCACCTCTGTGGAAGGAGAAG TTCGTGGTTACCTGCCAGCCAGTAAGGACCTGAAAGGGAACCTGATGGACTCCAGCGCTGAACAGGACCTGGTCCGGGAGCTCAGCCAGCGCAGACAGAATCTGCTTCTTGAGCTGCGCaactatgaagaaaatgcaaag GGCGTGTCACAGACGAACAGCGGGATGGGGGTCATACCAGCCAACACTCAGCTGCAGACAGCGCTGTCAGTCAGACCTTCTACGGAGGCCCAGAAGGCTCATGTAGAGCTCAGCATTTCAACTCCAAATG AAACCATCATCCGTGCGGTTCTTATTTTTGCGGAGGGAATATTTGAGGGTGAGAGCCACGTCGTCCACCCCAGTGCCCAGAACCTGTCAGGCTGTGTCAGGGTCCCCATCGTCCCCCCCAAAGACATACCTGTGGATCTGCACATCAAAGCCTTCGTTGGAGGGAAGACGAG CACCCAGTTCCACGTGTTTGAGATCACCCGGCAGCTGCCTCGTTTCTCCATGTATGAGATCACAGACGACTCCACGGCTGCTCCGAACACAGGGAGAGTTTCCTTCAACATTAATGACCGACCGGAGCGG GTTGTAATGTGGCTGAACCAGAACTTCCTGCTTCCAGAAGGCGTGGAGAGTCCTAACGTCACCTTTAATTGTCTCAGAGGAGACAGACCTTTGTCCTTTAATATGACCAGCAGTGGACAG ATCACCCTGAGAACCGACGACATTGACCTGGCTGGAGATCTGGTCCAGTCTCTGACCTCCTTCCTGGCCATAGAAGACCTGTCAGCCGAAGCAGACTTCCCCTCGTACTTTGAGGAGCTCCGTACGACCCTGACCGAG GTGGACGAGTTCCACTCAGTCCATCAGAAGTTAACTGCAGCCATGGCCGACCACTCCAACTACATCAGGAACATGCTGGTGCAGGCCGAGGACGCTCGTCTGATGGGCGACAT GACCACCATGAAGAAGCGTTACAGGGAGCTCTACGATCTAAACAGAGACCTCGTCAACGAGTACAAGATCCGGTCCAACAACCACAACGCTCTTCTGGCCCGTCTCAAGTCCGTCAACCAGGCCATCCAGCGGGCCGGTAGACTCAGAG TGGGGAAACCAAAGAACCAGGTGATCTCTGCTTGTCGAGACGCCATTAAGAGCAACAACGTCAACGCGCTGTTCAGGATCATGCGGGCGGGAACGTCGTCCTCCTGA
- the bbs2 gene encoding Bardet-Biedl syndrome 2 protein homolog isoform X3, with protein sequence MMVPIFTLKLNHKINPRMVTVGKFDGVHPCLTAATQAGKVFIHNPHSRGQRPAAHRLSQSAQDSDISLLNINQAVTCLTAGRLGPNTTGDTLLVGSQTNLLAYDVHDNADIFYREVTDGANAIVLGKLGDIASPLAIIGGNCALQGFDYEGNDHFWTVTGDNVRSLELCDFTGDGKNELLVGSEDFDIRVFREDELVSEMTENETVTSLCHMHGSRFGYALANGTVGVYDRTARYWRIKSKNHAMSIHAFDLNADGVVELITGWSNGKIDARSDRTGEVIFKDNFSSSVAGVVEGDYRLDGQKQLICTSVEGEVRGYLPASKDLKGNLMDSSAEQDLVRELSQRRQNLLLELRNYEENAKGVSQTNSGMGVIPANTQLQTALSVRPSTEAQKAHVELSISTPNETIIRAVLIFAEGIFEGESHVVHPSAQNLSGCVRVPIVPPKDIPVDLHIKAFVGGKTSTQFHVFEITRQLPRFSMYEITDDSTAAPNTGRVSFNINDRPERVVMWLNQNFLLPEGVESPNVTFNCLRGDRPLSFNMTSSGQITLRTDDIDLAGDLVQSLTSFLAIEDLSAEADFPSYFEELRTTLTEVDEFHSVHQKLTAAMADHSNYIRNMLVQAEDARLMGDMTTMKKRYRELYDLNRDLVNEYKIRSNNHNALLARLKSVNQAIQRAGRLRVGKPKNQVISACRDAIKSNNVNALFRIMRAGTSSS encoded by the exons ATGATGGTCCCCATATTTACCCTGAAGCTGAACCACAAGATTAACCCTCGCATGGTGACTGTTGGGAAATTTGATGGAGTGCACCCCTGCCTTACTGCTGCCACTCAGGCTGGGAAG GTTTTCATCCACAACCCCCACAGTCGTGGTCAGAGACCTGCAGCTCATCGACTGAGTCAGAGCGCCCAGGACTCGGACATCtctctgctgaacatcaaccagGCGGTAACCTGTCTGACTGCCGGGAGACTGGGACCAAACACCACTGGGGACACTCTGCTGGTGGGATCTCAGACCAACCTGTTAGCCTACGATGTACATGACAACGCAGACATATTTTACAGAGAG GTGACGGATGGAGCCAATGCCATAGTGTTGGGGAAACTTGGGGACATCGCTTCTCCTCTTGCCATCATTGGCGGGAATTGTGCCTTGCAAGGCTTTGACTATGAGGGAAACGACCACTTTTGGACA GTAACTGGGGACAACGTCAGGTCTCTGGAGCTCTGTGACTTCACCGGGGATGGGAAAAATGAG CTGCTGGTGGGATCTGAGGACTTTGACATCAGGGTGTTCAGGGAGGATGAACTCGTGTCGGAGATGACTgaaaatgag ACGGTGACATCACTGTGTCACATGCACGGCAGCAGGTTCGGCTACGCGCTAGCTAACGGTACTGTGGGAGTGTACGACCGCACCGCTCGCTACTGGAGGATCAAG TCTAAGAACCACGCGATGAGCATCCATGCCTTTGACCTGAACGCTGATGGCGTTGTGGAGCTCATCACTGGCTGGTCCAACGGAAAG ATTGATGCTAGAAGCGACCGAACAGGGGAGGTGATCTTCAAAGACAACTTCTCCTCGTCCGTGGCTGGGGTGGTGGAGGGAGACTACCGGCTGGATGGGCAGAAACAGTTGATCTGCACCTCTGTGGAAGGAGAAG TTCGTGGTTACCTGCCAGCCAGTAAGGACCTGAAAGGGAACCTGATGGACTCCAGCGCTGAACAGGACCTGGTCCGGGAGCTCAGCCAGCGCAGACAGAATCTGCTTCTTGAGCTGCGCaactatgaagaaaatgcaaag GGCGTGTCACAGACGAACAGCGGGATGGGGGTCATACCAGCCAACACTCAGCTGCAGACAGCGCTGTCAGTCAGACCTTCTACGGAGGCCCAGAAGGCTCATGTAGAGCTCAGCATTTCAACTCCAAATG AAACCATCATCCGTGCGGTTCTTATTTTTGCGGAGGGAATATTTGAGGGTGAGAGCCACGTCGTCCACCCCAGTGCCCAGAACCTGTCAGGCTGTGTCAGGGTCCCCATCGTCCCCCCCAAAGACATACCTGTGGATCTGCACATCAAAGCCTTCGTTGGAGGGAAGACGAG CACCCAGTTCCACGTGTTTGAGATCACCCGGCAGCTGCCTCGTTTCTCCATGTATGAGATCACAGACGACTCCACGGCTGCTCCGAACACAGGGAGAGTTTCCTTCAACATTAATGACCGACCGGAGCGG GTTGTAATGTGGCTGAACCAGAACTTCCTGCTTCCAGAAGGCGTGGAGAGTCCTAACGTCACCTTTAATTGTCTCAGAGGAGACAGACCTTTGTCCTTTAATATGACCAGCAGTGGACAG ATCACCCTGAGAACCGACGACATTGACCTGGCTGGAGATCTGGTCCAGTCTCTGACCTCCTTCCTGGCCATAGAAGACCTGTCAGCCGAAGCAGACTTCCCCTCGTACTTTGAGGAGCTCCGTACGACCCTGACCGAG GTGGACGAGTTCCACTCAGTCCATCAGAAGTTAACTGCAGCCATGGCCGACCACTCCAACTACATCAGGAACATGCTGGTGCAGGCCGAGGACGCTCGTCTGATGGGCGACAT GACCACCATGAAGAAGCGTTACAGGGAGCTCTACGATCTAAACAGAGACCTCGTCAACGAGTACAAGATCCGGTCCAACAACCACAACGCTCTTCTGGCCCGTCTCAAGTCCGTCAACCAGGCCATCCAGCGGGCCGGTAGACTCAGAG TGGGGAAACCAAAGAACCAGGTGATCTCTGCTTGTCGAGACGCCATTAAGAGCAACAACGTCAACGCGCTGTTCAGGATCATGCGGGCGGGAACGTCGTCCTCCTGA